In Streptomyces longhuiensis, the following proteins share a genomic window:
- a CDS encoding cytochrome P450, producing the protein MSDRSLRSVRSARSAIAAWLTRLYFARLRKKGGLDLSVLSKLPDAALLPLRREGLDPVAEIGELRDREPVSRLPIPGMTVWLVTGYDEAKAVLGHGSAFSNDFRNLVGNTGVTDDQNPGGLGFTDPPDHTRLRKMLTPEFTMRRLSRLTPRIHAIVEERLADLAKAADGDGAVDLVEHFAMPVPALVICELLGVPYEDRDDFQQFSVARFDVFGGAGASFSAVSQSLDYLRGIVAEQRRNPGDGLLGMLVREYGDSITDEELTGLADGVLTGGLETTASMLALGTLILLQNPEHFTALRDADDPEAVAAPFVDELLRHLTVVQTAFPRFAREDVEIGGVQISGGDIVLVSLSAADRDARLGEDMDRFDPSRQVTGSHLAFGYGIHRCIGAELGKMELRAAFPQLVRRFPELKLAVEPRDLEFRKLSIVYGVDSLPVRLD; encoded by the coding sequence ATGTCCGATCGTTCCCTCCGCTCCGTTCGTTCTGCCCGTTCAGCGATAGCGGCCTGGCTCACCCGCCTCTACTTCGCCCGGCTCCGGAAGAAGGGCGGCCTCGACCTCTCCGTCCTCTCGAAGCTGCCCGACGCGGCCCTCCTCCCGCTGCGCCGCGAGGGCCTCGACCCCGTGGCCGAGATCGGCGAACTCCGCGACCGGGAGCCGGTCAGCAGGCTGCCCATCCCCGGCATGACGGTCTGGCTGGTGACCGGCTACGACGAGGCGAAGGCGGTACTGGGCCACGGGTCCGCCTTCAGCAACGACTTCCGGAACCTGGTCGGCAACACCGGTGTCACCGACGACCAGAACCCGGGCGGACTCGGCTTCACCGACCCGCCGGACCACACCCGGCTGCGGAAGATGCTGACGCCGGAGTTCACGATGCGCCGGCTGTCCCGGCTCACGCCCCGTATCCACGCCATCGTCGAGGAGCGCCTCGCCGACCTCGCGAAGGCGGCGGACGGCGACGGTGCCGTGGACCTCGTCGAGCACTTCGCGATGCCGGTGCCCGCGCTGGTGATCTGCGAACTGCTCGGCGTCCCCTATGAGGACCGGGACGACTTCCAGCAGTTCTCCGTGGCCCGCTTCGACGTGTTCGGCGGCGCGGGCGCGTCGTTCAGCGCCGTGTCGCAGTCCCTCGACTACCTGCGCGGGATCGTCGCCGAGCAGCGCCGCAACCCCGGCGACGGCCTCCTCGGCATGCTCGTACGCGAATACGGCGACTCCATCACGGACGAGGAGCTCACGGGCCTCGCCGACGGCGTCCTCACCGGCGGCCTGGAGACCACCGCGAGCATGCTGGCGCTCGGCACGCTCATCCTGCTCCAGAACCCCGAGCACTTCACCGCGCTGCGTGACGCGGATGACCCGGAGGCCGTCGCCGCGCCCTTCGTCGACGAGTTGCTGCGCCATCTGACCGTCGTCCAGACCGCGTTCCCGCGCTTCGCGCGCGAGGACGTCGAGATAGGCGGGGTCCAGATATCCGGCGGAGACATCGTCCTCGTCTCCCTCAGCGCCGCCGACCGCGACGCGCGCCTCGGCGAGGACATGGACCGCTTCGACCCGTCCCGCCAGGTCACCGGCTCCCACCTCGCGTTCGGCTACGGCATCCACCGCTGCATCGGCGCCGAACTCGGCAAGATGGAACTGCGCGCAGCCTTCCCCCAACTGGT
- a CDS encoding class I SAM-dependent methyltransferase translates to MSTPPTHAGRPFDELVSEAVAAPVEGWDFSWFEGRATEERPSWGYARAMGERMGRASAGLDLQTGGGEVLASAPKLPPLIAATEGWPPNVAKASALLAPRGVVVVASPEDAPLPFADGTFDLVTSRHPVKAPFAEIARVLAPGGTYFAQHVGPSSVFEVVEFFLGPQPEEVRNGRDPEGERAEAEAAGLDVVDLRAERLRIEFYDVGAVVHFLRKVIWMVPGFTVEAYRPRLLELHERLAKEGPFVAHSTRHLIEARKPVAG, encoded by the coding sequence ATGAGCACACCTCCCACCCACGCCGGCCGCCCCTTCGACGAGCTCGTCTCGGAGGCGGTCGCCGCCCCCGTCGAGGGCTGGGACTTCTCGTGGTTCGAGGGCCGGGCCACCGAGGAGCGGCCCTCTTGGGGGTACGCGCGTGCCATGGGCGAGCGCATGGGCCGGGCCTCGGCCGGGCTCGACCTCCAGACCGGTGGCGGCGAGGTACTCGCCTCGGCCCCGAAGCTGCCCCCGCTGATCGCCGCCACCGAGGGCTGGCCCCCCAACGTGGCCAAGGCCTCCGCGCTGCTCGCCCCGCGCGGTGTCGTGGTCGTCGCCTCGCCGGAGGACGCGCCGCTGCCGTTCGCCGACGGCACGTTCGACCTGGTGACCAGCCGCCACCCGGTGAAGGCCCCGTTCGCCGAGATCGCACGGGTGCTGGCGCCCGGCGGTACGTACTTCGCGCAGCACGTCGGCCCGAGCAGCGTCTTCGAGGTCGTCGAGTTCTTCCTCGGTCCGCAGCCGGAAGAGGTCAGGAACGGCCGTGACCCGGAGGGCGAGCGGGCCGAGGCCGAGGCGGCCGGCCTCGATGTCGTCGACCTGCGCGCGGAGCGTCTGCGCATCGAGTTCTACGACGTCGGTGCCGTCGTCCACTTCCTGCGCAAGGTGATCTGGATGGTCCCGGGCTTCACCGTGGAGGCGTACCGGCCGCGCCTCCTGGAACTCCATGAACGGCTCGCGAAGGAAGGGCCGTTCGTCGCCCACAGCACGCGCCACCTGATCGAGGCCCGCAAGCCGGTCGCCGGGTGA
- a CDS encoding DinB family protein, with amino-acid sequence MGIHVPYTGGEKESLLAALDRHRDVVLWKLEGLDEEQVRRPMSPSGNSLLGLVKHLASVEYGWFCETFGRPVEPLWFDPETDEDLRVDPEESTESITAFYGRARAAADAVIAEVGLEETGTSWDGKKVSMRWVLIHMLEETARHAGHVDILRELIDGAAGDHRGTSRG; translated from the coding sequence ATGGGAATCCACGTGCCCTACACCGGGGGCGAGAAGGAAAGTCTGCTGGCGGCGCTGGACCGGCACCGTGACGTCGTGCTCTGGAAGCTGGAGGGGCTCGACGAGGAGCAGGTGCGGCGGCCGATGTCGCCGTCGGGGAACAGCCTCCTCGGCCTGGTCAAGCATCTGGCGTCGGTCGAGTACGGCTGGTTCTGCGAGACGTTCGGACGGCCGGTGGAGCCGCTGTGGTTCGACCCCGAGACGGACGAGGACCTGCGGGTGGACCCCGAGGAGTCCACGGAGAGCATCACCGCGTTCTACGGCCGGGCGCGGGCCGCGGCCGACGCCGTGATCGCCGAGGTCGGGCTGGAGGAGACCGGCACGTCGTGGGACGGCAAGAAGGTGTCGATGCGGTGGGTACTCATCCACATGCTGGAGGAGACGGCCCGGCACGCGGGCCACGTCGACATCCTGCGGGAGCTGATCGACGGCGCGGCGGGGGATCACCGGGGGACTTCGAGGGGGTGA